Proteins encoded in a region of the Bifidobacteriaceae bacterium genome:
- a CDS encoding PIN domain-containing protein, which produces MLRASRALTEGAVCSAANWSEVAQKSRAAGRDWNAARALLASFPLAVEPVTEEDAEWAARRWTKGEGLSLADRLCLALADRLGAEAHTADKAWPPAPNIRQIR; this is translated from the coding sequence TTGCTCCGGGCATCGCGCGCGCTGACCGAAGGCGCGGTCTGTTCCGCCGCGAACTGGTCCGAGGTGGCGCAAAAGTCCCGCGCGGCCGGCCGCGACTGGAACGCCGCGCGCGCGTTGCTGGCCAGCTTCCCCCTGGCGGTCGAACCCGTCACCGAGGAGGACGCCGAATGGGCGGCGCGGCGCTGGACCAAGGGCGAAGGCCTGTCGTTGGCGGATCGCCTGTGCCTAGCGCTGGCTGACCGGCTCGGCGCGGAGGCGCACACTGCGGACAAGGCCTGGCCCCCGGCTCCCAACATCCGCCAAATCCGCTAG